Proteins encoded in a region of the Rutidosis leptorrhynchoides isolate AG116_Rl617_1_P2 chromosome 9, CSIRO_AGI_Rlap_v1, whole genome shotgun sequence genome:
- the LOC139867799 gene encoding ETHYLENE INSENSITIVE 3-like 1 protein, whose product MADPNESQQQHAQISEAANLNQRNGQASTRKKMSRSDHDDIRERIYNLMQEFNAKGFVFGIISENGKPITGASMNLCSWWKLDVHFEKNAREVIIKYVNKNKSNTILDTARRINDTFTDATLSIFLSTMMKRCEPSSGMYPLASGVSPPWWPTGDEEWWSQLGVAEKDCPPPYKKPHDLKKPMKVGVMMSIIKHMSPDIGKIQHFIEHSQRLQDKMTNKEKQSLFEILEQEKALSVANNGNSFESSFEDHHVVATPQDVNSRKRPYFNI is encoded by the coding sequence ATGGCAGACCCTAATGAATctcaacaacaacatgcacaaataAGTGAGGCTGCAAATCTTAATCAGAGAAATGGACAAGCATCAACGCGAAAAAAGATGTCTCGTTCTGATCATGATGATATCCGAGAGCGGATTTACAACTTAATGCAAGAATTTAATGCTAAAGGGTTTGTTTTCGGAATCATTTCCGAAAATGGGAAGCCCATAACTGGGGCGTCAATGAATCTATGTTCATGGTGGAAACTTGACGTGCATTTTGAAAAAAATGCCCGGGAAGTTATCATCAAATATGTCAATAAAAATAAGTCCAATACCATATTGGACACTGCTCGTCGTATTAACGATACTTTTACAGACGCCACACTTAGTATTTTTTTGTCAACTATGATGAAACGTTGTGAGCCATCGTCAGGAATGTATCCATTAGCTAGTGGCGTTTCTCCACCATGGTGGCCCACAGGAGACGAGGAGTGGTGGTCACAGTTGGGGGTAGCTGAAAAAGATTGCCCACCACCATACAAAAAACCACATGATCTGAAGAAGCCTATGAAAGTAGGTGTTATGATGTCCATTATAAAGCATATGTCTCCGGACATTGGCAAGATTCAACATTTTATCGAGCACTCTCAAAGGTTGCAGGACAAGATGACCAATAAAGAGAAACAATCGTTATTCGAAATTCTCGAACAAGAAAAGGCTCTAAGTGTAGCTAATAATGGTAATTCATTTGAATCGTCATTTGAAGATCATCATGTCGTAGCTACTCCACAAGACGTGAATTCAAGGAAGCGTccgtattttaatatataa